In the genome of Sphingomonas sp. LR60, the window GCACGGCCGCGACCAGGCGCATTGGGACGAGGCGGAGCGCGCCTTCGCAGGCGAAGGTCCGGTCGCGGACGAGCCCGATCCGCAGGCCGGTGATCCGCAGGCCAGTGATCCGCAGGGCGCGACGGTCGCCGACGAGCCGGCCGCCGGTGCCGCTCCGTTCAGCGCGCCCGAGCAACCCGTGAGCGAGGCGGAAAAACCGGCGGCCACCCCGGCCACCAAGCCGACGGCGGCGAAGAAGCCGGCGACGCGGCGCAAGCGTACCACCTGACGCGCGGCGCGGCGCGCTCCGACGCGCCACCCGGACCTATCGTCCCCTTTTCCTCCTGACGGGAGCACATCGTTGCACGACTTGCCGGACCGGCTCTTGCCGGGATCGCCCTATCCGCTTGGCGCCACGTTCGATGGCGAGGGCGTCAATTTCGCGGTCTTCTCCGCCAACGCCGACGCGATCGAGCTGTGCCTCTTCGACAGCGCAGGCAAGCGCGAGCTGCAGCGGTTGCCGTTGACCGAATGCACCGACGAGGTCTGGCACGGCTACCTGCCCGACGTCGGGCCGGGGCTGGTCTATGGCCTGCGCGCGCATGGCCGCTATGCGCCCGAGGACGGCCATCGCTTCAACCCCAACAAATTGCTGCTCGATCCCTATGCGCGCCGCATCCAGGGTCAGATCAAATGGACCGACGCGCTGCACGGTTATCGCATCGGGCACCGCAAGGAGGATCTGTCGTTCGACAAGCGCGACAGCGCGCCGGCGATGCCGAAGTCGGTGGTGGTCGACGATCACTGGGACTGGTCGCGCGACCGGCGGCCGAACACGCCGTGGTCGGAGACGGTGATCTATGAAGCGCACGTCAAGGGACTGACCAAGTTGATGGAGCTGGTCCCGGCGCGCGAGCGCGGCACCTATGCCGCGCTGGGGCATCCGGCGGTCATCAAGCACCTGCAACGCACCGGCGTGACCGCGATCGAGCTGTTGCCGATCCACACCTTCACGCAGGATCGCTTCCTGCAGGAGAAGGGGCTGCGCAATTACTGGGGTTACAACACGCTCAGCTTCTTCGCCCCCGAGCAGAGCTATATGGCGACCGAGCATCAGGACGAGCTACGACGCGCGGTCCACCGACTGCACAAGGCCGGGATCGAGGTGATCCTCGACGTCGTCTACAATCACACCTGCGAGGGCAGCGAGAAGGGCCCGACGCTGTCGTGGCGCGGGCTCGACAACGCCAGTTACTATCGGCTGGTCAAGGACAATCCGCGTTACACGATCAACGACACCGGCACCGGCAATACGCTGAACATGAGCAAGGCGCGCGTGATCCAGATGGTCGCGGACAGCCTGCGTTACTGGGCGACGAGCTTCGGGATCGACGGCTTCCGCTTCGATCTCGGGCTGACGCTCGGGCGAGAGGAGACTGGGTTCGATCCGGGTTCGGCTTTCTTCGACGTGTTGCGGCAAGATCCGGTGCTGGGCCGGCTCAAGCTCATCACCGAGCCGTGGGACGTCGGGCCAGGTGGCTATCAGCTCGGCAATTTCCCACCGGGCTTCGCGGAGTGGAACGACAAGTATCGCGACACGGTGCGCGAATATTGGCGCGGCGAGCCGGGCAAGCGCCCCGATCTGGCGGCACGGCTGGCGGGATCGGGCGACCTGTTCGATCGGCGTGCGCGGCGGCCGTGGGCGAGCGTCAACCTGCTGGCGGCGCATGACGGCTTCACGCTCGCCGACACCGTCATGTACGAGGAGCGGCACAACGAGGCCAATGGCGAGGACAATCGCGACGGCCATTCGCACAACGCCTCGTGCAACTGGGGCGTCGAGGGACCGACCGACGATCCGGCGATCAACGACGCGCGCGGGCGCGTGATGCGGTCGATGCTGACGACGCTGATGACCTCGCTGGGGACGCCGATGCTGGTCGCAGGCGACGAATTCGGACGGACGCAGCAGGGCAACAACAACGCTTATTGCCAGGATAACGAGATCAGCTGGCTCGATTGGAAGGCGGCGAACACGCCCGAGGGGCAGGCGCAGATCGACTTTACCGGACGGCTCGCCGAACTCAGGCGGCGGTTCGTGGTGCTGCGCAGCCCGACCTTCCTCTACGGGCAGGAAACCGCCGAGGGCGGCATCAACGATATCGAATGGTGGGACGAGCGTGGCGAGCAATTGTCGCCCGAGGACTGGCAGAACCCCGACGGCCGTGCCCTGATGATGCGGCGGGCGGCGCGGACCGAGGATGGCGCGATCGAGGCGGTGTCGTTGCTGCTCAACGCCTCGGGCGATCCGGTGACGTTCACCCTGCCCCCGCCAGAGGTGAAGCGGATCGTGCTGATCGACAGCGCCAGGCCCGAGCAGGGTGAGGTCGAGATCGACAACAGCTACGAGGTCGCGCCGCAGGGCGCGGTGCTGGTGACGTGGACCAGCGCACCGTGACGCGCTGGGGCCCGGAGCCGATCGCTGGCGGCGGGACACGCTTCCAGCTGTGGGCGCCCGATGCCGAGGGTGTGACGGTGGAAATCGACGGCGGCGAGGCGTTGGCGATGGAGCGTGGCGCGGACGGCTGGTACGCGCTCGACCGCGCCGAGGGACCGGGGACGCGCTATCGCTTCCGAATCGGCGAGCAGGTGGCGCCCGATCCGGCGGCACGGTTGCAGGCGGGCGGGGTCCACGGCTGGAGCGTGGTCCCGGACACCACCTACGACTGGCAGCATCCCGAATGGCGTGGCCGCGCGTGGCACGAGATGGTGATCCTCGAATGTCACGCCGGGACGCTCGGCGGCTTTGCCGGGGTGATCGAGCGGCTGCCGGTGATCGCCGCGGCGGGCATCACCGCGATCGAGCTGATGCCGGTCGGTGCGTTCGGCGGCACGCGCGGCTGGGGCTATGACGGCGTGCTGCCCTATTCGGTGCAGGAGGATTATGGCTCACCCGCCGAGCTGCGGCGGCTGGTCGATACCGCGCACGGGCTGGGCGTCAGCGTGTTCCTCGACGTCGTCTACAATCACTTCGGACCGGACGGGAATTACCTCGGCGCCTATGCCGCACACTTCTTCGATGCCGAGGTCCATACGCCGTGGGGCGGCGCAGTGGCGGTCGCGCGGGCGCCGGTTTCGCGCTTCTTCGTCGACAATGCGTTGATGTGGCTGCGCGACTATCGCATCGACGGGCTACGCTTCGACGCGGTGCATGCGATCGGCGATCCGGCGTTCCTCGACGCGATGGCGGCGGAGATCCGCGCCTCGCTGCCGAACCGTCACGTCCATCTGATGCTGGAGAACGAAGAGAATGACGCCGCGCGGCTGCGCGACGGCGGGTTCGATGCGCAATGGAACGACGACTTCCACAACGTCATGCATGTCTTGCTGACCGGCGAGACGAGTGCCTATTACGCCGACTTCGCGGATCGCCCGGCCGAGCGGCTGGCGCGCTGTCTGGCGGAGGGGTTCATCTACCAGGGCGAAGGTTCGGCCAACCACGACGGCACGCCGCGTGGGAGCGCGAGCGCGCATCTCGCGCCGACGCGGTTCGTGTCGTTCCTCCAGAACCACGATCAGGTCGGAAACCGCGCGATGGGCGAGCGGCTGATCGCACTGACCGACAAGGCCAGGCTGCGCGCCGCGACTGCGTTGCTGCTGCTGTGCCCGCAGGTGCCGCTGTTGTTCATGGGCGAAGAGGATGGAAGCGAAACACCGTTCCTGTTCTTCACCGATTTCCATGACGAGCTGGCAGATGCGGTGCGCGAGGGGCGGCGCAAGGAATTCGCCAAGTTCGACGCCTTTGCCGATCCGGACGCTCGGGCGCGTATTCCGGATCCCAACGCCCGAACGACGTTCGACGCGTCAGTGCCGCAGCCGGGACCGGAGGCGGACGAGTGGCGGTCGTTCTATCGGGAATTGCTGACGTTGCGGCGCGAGCGGATCGTGCCGCATCTCGTCGGCGCGGTGTCGGTCGGGGCGCAGGTGCTGGGCGAGGCGGCGGTGGTCGCGCGCTGGCGGCTGGGTGACGGGACGACGCTGGGGGTGGCGATCGATCTGGCGGACGAGCCTGCGACGCTGCCGGGTGGCGCGGACCCGTTGTTCGTCGAGGGCGAGCGGTTCGTCGCGTGGATCGAAGCGTGACTCTCCTGTTCTCGTCACCCCCGCGGACGCCGGGTTTAAGTTGGGGGACGTTGGCGATCTTTCATGGGGGTTGCGTGACTGGACCCCGGCGTTCGCCGGGGCGGTTGCCTGGTGAAAGGCTGCCACCTCTTCATGACAGTTCCTTCCCATGACGCTGTCCGAACGCGCCTCCGCCTTCGGCCTCTCACGCGATTGGGAGAATGCCGACGGCCGTCCGCAGCGCCTCGCTGACGAGGTGTTGGAGGCGATCCTCGCGTGCCTCAACACCACTCCGCCCGAGGTGCCGTTCCTCTCCGCCGATGCCGGTCGCGCGATTGCGTTGCCGGACGGGGTGACCGGCGACGCCGAGTTGCTGCTCGATGACGGCAAGCGGCTTGCCTTGACGATCGCTGCTGATGGCACGCTGCCGCCGGTCGAGCGCGTCGGCTATCATCGGCTGATCGCGGGCGGGCGCGACTATACGCTGGCAGTCGCCCCGCGACGCTGCGCATTGCCGAAGCGCGGTTGGGGCGTAGCGGTGCAGGTGCCGAGCCTGCGCGCGAGCACCGACAGCGCCTTCGGCGATGCGGGCGCGCTGGTCGAGGCCGCCGCGTCGTTCGGGCGGATCGGCGCGCAAGCGCTGGCGATCAGCCCGACCCATGCGCTGTTCCCCGCCGACCCGACGCGCTTCAGCCCCTATTCGCCGTCGACGCGGCTGTTCCACAACGTGCTGCTCGCCGACCCGTCGCTGATCGGTGTGCCGCTGCCCCCCGCCCGCGCCACGACGTTGATCGACTGGCCGCAGGCGGCGCGCGAGCGGATCGCGCAGTTGCGCACGTCCTTCGATCTGGCCAGCGAAGGCGCCTTGTCGGCGGCGCGGGCCTATCGCCGGCAGCGCGGTGCGGCATTGGAGGCGCATGCGCGGTTCGATGCGCTGCATGCGACGCTGGGCGGGCATGGCTGGCAGGACTGGCCCGCGGCCTATCACGATCCGAACGGCGAGGCCGTGATCCGCTTCGCTGCCGAGCATGAGCGCGACATCGCCTTCTACGCTTTCCTGCAATGGCTCGTCGATCTCGGGCTGGCGACCGCGCAGCGTACCGCGCGCGAGCGAATGAGCACCGGTATCGTCGCCGATCTCGCGGTCGGGATGGACGCCGGGGGTAGCCATGCGTGGAGCGCGCGTGACGAATTGCTGACCGGGCTGACGGTCGGCGCGCCGCCCGATCCGCTGGGGCCGGACGGGCAGAATTGGGGGATCACCGCGCTCGACCCGTTCGCGATGCAGCGCACCGGCTTCCGCGCCTTCATCGAGACGCTGCGTGTCGCGCTCGCACATGCCGGCGGGATACGGATCGACCATGCGCTGGGGCTGGAACGCCTGTGGGTCATTCCGGCCGGCGCAGACGCGAGCCAGGGGGCCTATCTGCGGATGCCGGGCGACCATCTGCGGCGGATCGTCGCGATCGAGGCGCATCGCGCCGACGCGGTGGTGATCGCCGAGGATCTCGGCACCGTGCCCGCCGGCTTCCGCGATACGCTGGCGACGCGGTGTATGCTCGGGATGCGCGTACTGCCGTTCGAGCGTGATGCGGAGGGCGGGTTCGTGCCGCCGGCCGAATGGGACGAGGCGGCGGTGGCGATGACCGGCACGCACGACACGCCGACGCTCGCCGGCTGGTGGAAGGAGCGCGATATCGACTGGGCGGAGAAGCTTGGGCGCAGTGGTGCGGATCGCGACCGCCGCGCCACCGAGCGCGCCGCCTTGTGGAAGGCGATGGACAAGCCCGGCGATCCACCCGCCGCGCCGCCGATCGATGCGATGATCGCGCATGTCGCCAGCGCGCCCTGCCCGCTGGCGATCGTGCCGCTCGAGGATCTGCTCGGGCTTGAGGAACAGCCCAATCTGCCCGGCACGATCGACGAACATCCCAATTGGCGGCGGCGGATGGACGCGCCCACCCCCAACCTGCTGGCGCGCCGCGACGTCGCGCGCCGCATCGCCCTGCTCAACGCGGAGAGACACGCATGACGACACCCCGCGCCACCTATCGCTTCCAGTTCCACAAGGATTTCACCTTCGCCGATGCCGAGGCGCTGGTGCCGTATCTCGACGATCTCGGCATCAGCCACGTCTATGCCTCGCCGGTGACCACCGCCGCGCCGGGATCGACGCACGGCTATGACGTGGTCGACCCGACGACGATCAGTCCCGAGCTGGGTGGAGAAGACGCGTTCCGGTCGCTGATCTCCGCGCTGCGCGCGCGCGGGATGGGCATCATCATCGACATCGTGCCCAACCACATGGGCGTCGCGGCCGACAGCAATGCCTGGTGGCAGGATGTGCTCGCGCGCGGGCCGGACAGCGAACACGCTGCGGTGTTCGACATCGACTGGCGCGAGCGCGTCGTGCTGCCGGTGCTCGGCGCGCCCTTGTCCGATGCGCTGGCAAACGGCGACCTGACGCTGGAGCGGCATGATGGGCGCTGGTCGATCGTCGCTTATGGCGAGCATCGTTTCCCGGTGCGTGACGCGGATCAGGACGACGCCGAGGCGCTGCCGCTCGCCGAGCTGCTCGCGCGCCAATATTATCGGCTCGCCTATTGGCGCGTCGCGAACGACGAGCTGAACTGGCGGCGGTTCTTCTCGATCAACGAGCTGGCGGGAGCACGGATCGAGGACCCGGCGGTGTTCGAGAAGACCCACGCGCTTTATTTCCGGCTGCACGACGAAGGCTTGATCGACGGCGTGCGCGTCGATCACGTCGACGGGCTGACCGACCCGATCGGCTATTGCCGGGCGCTGCGTGCGCGGCTCGGCGACGACGCGTGGATCGTGATCGAGAAGATCCTTGCCACTGACGAACCGCAACCGCTCGGCTGGGGCGTCGATGGCACGAGCGGCTATGACTTCATGGAACAGGTCGCGAGCCTGCTCCACAATCCCGCCGGTGCCGAGCCGCTCGGCGCCTTGTGGGAGGAAATCAGCGGGCGCAGCGCGTCGTTCGAGCCAGAGGAATTCCAGGCGCGGCAGGACCTGCTGTCGTGGCAGTTCAGCGGGCAGCTCCACGCGTGCGTCGCCGCCTTCCATGCAGTCGCGCCGGAGGGCGTGACCGCTGCGATGCTACGCCGCGCGATCGAGCGGTTGCTGTGGGTGTTCCCGGTCTATCGCACCTATGGCCCCGATGCGCCCGCCAGCGACGCCGCGATCCGCACCGAGGCGCGTGCGCGGGTCGCCGAGTTGATACCGCCGGGTGAGGTTCATGTCGTCGACTTGGTGCTGGCGTGGCTCGCGGGCGATGGTCCGGTTGAGGCGGCCGATGCGGTGCGACGCTTCCAGCAACTCTCCGCGCCGATCGCGGCCAAAGCGGTCGAGGATACCGGCTTCTATCGCTATGGCCGCCTGCTGTCGCGCAACGACGTCGGCTTCGATGCTGAGCGCATGGGCATGTCGACCGCCGACTTCCACGCGCTGATGCAGGCGCGCGCGCGCGATGTTCCACAGGCGATGCTAACCACCGCCACGCACGACCACAAGCGCGGTGAGGATACGCGTGCGCGGCTCGCGGCGATCAGCGCGCATCCCGACGAATGGCGCGACGCGGCGCTGGCATGGCTGGAGCGCGATGACGGTGGGGTCGACGATGCTGACCGCTATATGCTGTTCCAGACTTTAGTCGGCGCGTGGCCCGAGGATGGAGCGACCCCGGACTTCGTGGAGCGCGTGACCGCCTGGCAGCAGAAGGCGCTGCGCGAGGCCAAGCTGCGTTCCTCGTGGGAAGCACCGGACGAAAGCTATGAGGCGGCAGCGGCGGCGCTGGTCGAGGCGTTGCCGGGCGACGCTGAGGCGCTGGCGCTGATCGCCAAGACGGTCGCGATGCTCGATGCGACCGCGCAGGATAACGCGCTGGCGCAGGTGCTGCTTCGCTACACCGTTCCGGGAGTGCCGGATCTGTATCAGGGGACCGAGTTCGCCGACCTCAGCCTCGTCGATCCCCACAATCGCCGGCCGGTTGACTACGCGGCGCGGCGCGTGGCGCTGGCGGGCGATCCTCCGGCCAAGCTGCGGCTGATCGCCGACCTGCTGCGGCTGCGTCGCGACGATCCGCCGCTGTTCACCGAGGGAGATTACATCCCCGCGCAGGTCGAAGGGGCTCGCGCGGGGCCGGTGCTGGCGTTCGAGCGGCGGCACGACGGGCGCGTTTTGCGCGTCGCCGTCGCACTCCATGGCCAGCGTCCGGGTGCGGACATGCACGTCACCTTCGGATCAGGTCATCGCACCGACGCCGGGACGCTGTTCGGCAGCGCGGCGATCTGGTACGAACGCGGCTGAGCCGGTATCCGGACGTCGTCCCGATCGGGGGCGATGACGGACGGCACGGGAGACGGAATGCGCCCGCCGCGGCTCCTGAGTCACGCAATTGTCTTACATGACGTGCACGGCCCAGCTCGGCCATCCGGTACGATCGTGTCCGGAACGGCGCAGCTATTCTCTAGATTTGTTCGGGATGGAGTTTGATGTTCGCCTGGTTCCAGCGACTGTTGCCGAAGACCGGCAATTTCTTCGAACAATTCGAAGGACATGCCGCCATCGGCCTGGCCGCCGCGCGCGCCACGGCGCACTTGCTGGACGGCGGGCCGGATCGTCCCGCGTTGCTCGTCGAAATCAACAAGCGCGAAAATGAGGCCGACGAAATCACCCGCGACGTGCTGAAAAGCGTTCGCGCGACGTTTTTGACGCCGTTCGATCGCGGTGCGATCACCGCATTGATCGGCGCGCTCGACGATACGATCGACGAAATGTACGCCGCCGCGTCCGCGATCGACCTGTACGGGCTGACCGAATTCGCACCCGAGATGCGCGAGATGGCGCAGGTGGCGGTCGATGCCGCCGGGCTGGCGGTCGAGGCGATGCCGCTGCTGCGCGACGTCAGCCGCAACGGCCCGCGCCTGCACGAACTAACCGAGCAGTTGATCCGGCTGGAAGGCCGCGCCGACGATTGCCACGCCGCCGGGCTGCGCCGCTCGCTGGAGCAATATGGCAAGAGCGACACGCTGCGCTTCGTCGTCGAGCGGGAGATCTACAAGCATCTGGAGCGGATCCTCGATGCGTTCGAGGATGTCGCCGACGAGATCGACGGCATCGTCATCGACCACGCCTGACGCCCGGTCGACGCACCCATGCACGAACTAGCCTTTCCCTTGCTGGTCGGCCTCATCCTGGTCGCGCTGGCGTTCGATTACCTGAACGGGCTCCACGACGCCGCCAATTCGATCGCGACGGTGGTCGCCACGCGGCTGCTGTCGCCGGTCAAGGCGGTGGCGTTCGCCGCCTTCTTCAACTTCGCCGCCTATTTCCTGACACTTGCGTTCCCCAGCCTCCACGCGGTGGCGGAGACGATCGGCAAGGGCTTGATCGACAAGGATGTCATCACCCCCGCGGTAATCTTCGGTGCGCTGGGCGGGGCGATGACGTGGAACGTTATCACCTGGCTGAAGGGCATTCCGTCGTCGAGCAGCCACGCGCTGGTCGGCGGGCTGGTCGGTGCAGGCGTCGCGCACGCCGGGATCACCGGGGTGAAATGGGCCGGGCTCAACAAGACGCTGCTGGCGATCGTGCTGTCACCGGTGATCGGCATGTTCCTCGCGATGCTGGTGATGCTGCTGTCGAGCTGGGCGTTGCGCCGGTCGACCGCGCCGCAGGCGGAGCGCAGCTTCCGCGCGCTGCATCTCGCGTCCTCGGCGGCCTATTCGCTGAGCCACGGGCTCAACGACGCGCAGAAGACGATGGGGATCATCACCGTCCTGCTCTATTCGACCGGCTATCTGAGCGGGCCGTTCGAGGTGCCGCACTGGGTGGCGATCAGCTGCTATATCGCGATCGCGCTCGGCACGATGACCGGCGGGTGGCGGATCATCGAGACGATGGGCTCGCGGATCACGCGGTTGTCGC includes:
- a CDS encoding DUF2934 domain-containing protein, with translation MADDRHARISEHAYRLWQQEGEPHGRDQAHWDEAERAFAGEGPVADEPDPQAGDPQASDPQGATVADEPAAGAAPFSAPEQPVSEAEKPAATPATKPTAAKKPATRRKRTT
- the treZ gene encoding malto-oligosyltrehalose trehalohydrolase — translated: MDQRTVTRWGPEPIAGGGTRFQLWAPDAEGVTVEIDGGEALAMERGADGWYALDRAEGPGTRYRFRIGEQVAPDPAARLQAGGVHGWSVVPDTTYDWQHPEWRGRAWHEMVILECHAGTLGGFAGVIERLPVIAAAGITAIELMPVGAFGGTRGWGYDGVLPYSVQEDYGSPAELRRLVDTAHGLGVSVFLDVVYNHFGPDGNYLGAYAAHFFDAEVHTPWGGAVAVARAPVSRFFVDNALMWLRDYRIDGLRFDAVHAIGDPAFLDAMAAEIRASLPNRHVHLMLENEENDAARLRDGGFDAQWNDDFHNVMHVLLTGETSAYYADFADRPAERLARCLAEGFIYQGEGSANHDGTPRGSASAHLAPTRFVSFLQNHDQVGNRAMGERLIALTDKARLRAATALLLLCPQVPLLFMGEEDGSETPFLFFTDFHDELADAVREGRRKEFAKFDAFADPDARARIPDPNARTTFDASVPQPGPEADEWRSFYRELLTLRRERIVPHLVGAVSVGAQVLGEAAVVARWRLGDGTTLGVAIDLADEPATLPGGADPLFVEGERFVAWIEA
- the malQ gene encoding 4-alpha-glucanotransferase, giving the protein MTLSERASAFGLSRDWENADGRPQRLADEVLEAILACLNTTPPEVPFLSADAGRAIALPDGVTGDAELLLDDGKRLALTIAADGTLPPVERVGYHRLIAGGRDYTLAVAPRRCALPKRGWGVAVQVPSLRASTDSAFGDAGALVEAAASFGRIGAQALAISPTHALFPADPTRFSPYSPSTRLFHNVLLADPSLIGVPLPPARATTLIDWPQAARERIAQLRTSFDLASEGALSAARAYRRQRGAALEAHARFDALHATLGGHGWQDWPAAYHDPNGEAVIRFAAEHERDIAFYAFLQWLVDLGLATAQRTARERMSTGIVADLAVGMDAGGSHAWSARDELLTGLTVGAPPDPLGPDGQNWGITALDPFAMQRTGFRAFIETLRVALAHAGGIRIDHALGLERLWVIPAGADASQGAYLRMPGDHLRRIVAIEAHRADAVVIAEDLGTVPAGFRDTLATRCMLGMRVLPFERDAEGGFVPPAEWDEAAVAMTGTHDTPTLAGWWKERDIDWAEKLGRSGADRDRRATERAALWKAMDKPGDPPAAPPIDAMIAHVASAPCPLAIVPLEDLLGLEEQPNLPGTIDEHPNWRRRMDAPTPNLLARRDVARRIALLNAERHA
- a CDS encoding inorganic phosphate transporter, with amino-acid sequence MHELAFPLLVGLILVALAFDYLNGLHDAANSIATVVATRLLSPVKAVAFAAFFNFAAYFLTLAFPSLHAVAETIGKGLIDKDVITPAVIFGALGGAMTWNVITWLKGIPSSSSHALVGGLVGAGVAHAGITGVKWAGLNKTLLAIVLSPVIGMFLAMLVMLLSSWALRRSTAPQAERSFRALHLASSAAYSLSHGLNDAQKTMGIITVLLYSTGYLSGPFEVPHWVAISCYIAIALGTMTGGWRIIETMGSRITRLSQHQGFSASLAGSIVVFSASTLGIPVSTTHTITGSIIGAGVSRRATAVRWGVAKNVVVAWVITIPASAVVGALVYSTTLLF
- a CDS encoding DUF47 domain-containing protein, whose amino-acid sequence is MFAWFQRLLPKTGNFFEQFEGHAAIGLAAARATAHLLDGGPDRPALLVEINKRENEADEITRDVLKSVRATFLTPFDRGAITALIGALDDTIDEMYAAASAIDLYGLTEFAPEMREMAQVAVDAAGLAVEAMPLLRDVSRNGPRLHELTEQLIRLEGRADDCHAAGLRRSLEQYGKSDTLRFVVEREIYKHLERILDAFEDVADEIDGIVIDHA
- the treY gene encoding malto-oligosyltrehalose synthase, giving the protein MTTPRATYRFQFHKDFTFADAEALVPYLDDLGISHVYASPVTTAAPGSTHGYDVVDPTTISPELGGEDAFRSLISALRARGMGIIIDIVPNHMGVAADSNAWWQDVLARGPDSEHAAVFDIDWRERVVLPVLGAPLSDALANGDLTLERHDGRWSIVAYGEHRFPVRDADQDDAEALPLAELLARQYYRLAYWRVANDELNWRRFFSINELAGARIEDPAVFEKTHALYFRLHDEGLIDGVRVDHVDGLTDPIGYCRALRARLGDDAWIVIEKILATDEPQPLGWGVDGTSGYDFMEQVASLLHNPAGAEPLGALWEEISGRSASFEPEEFQARQDLLSWQFSGQLHACVAAFHAVAPEGVTAAMLRRAIERLLWVFPVYRTYGPDAPASDAAIRTEARARVAELIPPGEVHVVDLVLAWLAGDGPVEAADAVRRFQQLSAPIAAKAVEDTGFYRYGRLLSRNDVGFDAERMGMSTADFHALMQARARDVPQAMLTTATHDHKRGEDTRARLAAISAHPDEWRDAALAWLERDDGGVDDADRYMLFQTLVGAWPEDGATPDFVERVTAWQQKALREAKLRSSWEAPDESYEAAAAALVEALPGDAEALALIAKTVAMLDATAQDNALAQVLLRYTVPGVPDLYQGTEFADLSLVDPHNRRPVDYAARRVALAGDPPAKLRLIADLLRLRRDDPPLFTEGDYIPAQVEGARAGPVLAFERRHDGRVLRVAVALHGQRPGADMHVTFGSGHRTDAGTLFGSAAIWYERG
- the glgX gene encoding glycogen debranching protein GlgX, which encodes MHDLPDRLLPGSPYPLGATFDGEGVNFAVFSANADAIELCLFDSAGKRELQRLPLTECTDEVWHGYLPDVGPGLVYGLRAHGRYAPEDGHRFNPNKLLLDPYARRIQGQIKWTDALHGYRIGHRKEDLSFDKRDSAPAMPKSVVVDDHWDWSRDRRPNTPWSETVIYEAHVKGLTKLMELVPARERGTYAALGHPAVIKHLQRTGVTAIELLPIHTFTQDRFLQEKGLRNYWGYNTLSFFAPEQSYMATEHQDELRRAVHRLHKAGIEVILDVVYNHTCEGSEKGPTLSWRGLDNASYYRLVKDNPRYTINDTGTGNTLNMSKARVIQMVADSLRYWATSFGIDGFRFDLGLTLGREETGFDPGSAFFDVLRQDPVLGRLKLITEPWDVGPGGYQLGNFPPGFAEWNDKYRDTVREYWRGEPGKRPDLAARLAGSGDLFDRRARRPWASVNLLAAHDGFTLADTVMYEERHNEANGEDNRDGHSHNASCNWGVEGPTDDPAINDARGRVMRSMLTTLMTSLGTPMLVAGDEFGRTQQGNNNAYCQDNEISWLDWKAANTPEGQAQIDFTGRLAELRRRFVVLRSPTFLYGQETAEGGINDIEWWDERGEQLSPEDWQNPDGRALMMRRAARTEDGAIEAVSLLLNASGDPVTFTLPPPEVKRIVLIDSARPEQGEVEIDNSYEVAPQGAVLVTWTSAP